The Oleispira antarctica RB-8 genome contains the following window.
CGGCAGCCCCTTGCTGTTCACTCACATGAGCAGGTATCCAAATGCCGCCTTTTAATACCTCGTCAATGGCTTGATAAATATCGTCGGCAGAAGAACTCTTAGGCAAAAACCCATTCGCACCATGATCAATTGCACGACGAATAATATCGCTTTCTTCATGAGCTGAAATAATAATGATAGGAATATTAGGATAATGTGCATTTAAAAAGATAATTGAACTAAAGCCTTCTGCTCCGGGCATGTGCAAATCTAAAAGGATTAAGTCCGCTTTGTCGTTCTGCTCGACGCACGTTTGCAAGCTGACAAGGTCTTCTGCTTCAACAATCGTCGCATCGGGCATGTGTGTTAATAATATGCCTTTTATTGCCGTTCGAAATAAGGGGTGGTCGTCAGCAATAATAATGTTCGCTGCTTGCAGCATAAGCATTCCTATAAATAATTATTCGCCTTGTTAAAGGTTAATGTACACCTTACGGATTCTACTGACCAGTTAGAACCCATAAGGTAATAAGGATTAAGCTGCGTGCATTTTATTATGAACAACGATCAAATCATCAACAACACTAGGATCCGCTAATGTTGAAGTATCACCAATGCTATCAAATTCATTGGTCGCAATTTTACGCAAGATGCGGCGCATGATTTTCCCTGAACGAGTTTTGGGTAACGCAGGCGCCCATTGAATTAGATCGGGGGTAGCAATCGGTCCAATTTCTTTGCGAACCCATTTAATTAATTC
Protein-coding sequences here:
- a CDS encoding Putative two-component response regulator; amino-acid sequence: MLQAANIIIADDHPLFRTAIKGILLTHMPDATIVEAEDLVSLQTCVEQNDKADLILLDLHMPGAEGFSSIIFLNAHYPNIPIIIISAHEESDIIRRAIDHGANGFLPKSSSADDIYQAIDEVLKGGIWIPAHVSEQQGAADEELTAADAIASLTPKQFRVGLMVSQGLLNKQIAFELNVTEATIKAHMTEIFRKLSVHSRTQVVMTFGQLAINSVNNLENFH